CATTGCTTTGTTTCACCCGTGTGATCATGAGCATTGCATATTGTGAGCATATGTACTCGTTGAGTTCTCTGTTATCCAGTTATGAGATTATTTAGACACCCCCTTTCATGTTTTTCTTGCAGATACAAACTACATCACTGCTCTTGCATCTGGACCTTATGGCCTTATATTTGCCTCGTTTATTCCTTTTTTCCTCGACATTCCCATCACTTCACGATTTCGTATTTTTGGCGTTAATTTCAGTGATAAATCATTCATATACCTAGCTGGCCTGCAGGTTAGTTTGTATCAGAACTGAACCATTTCTATACCATTTAAATTTGAATATTAAATTACTCACCTATCCTGTTTCTCATGGCAGCTTCTTGTATCTTCTTGGAAGCGTTCCCTTATTCCTGGTATTTGTGGCCTGATTGCCGGTTCGCTCTATCGTCTCAATGTGTTTGGCATCCGCCGGAGGAAGGTTATAAGATctctttttttttttccttttgcacTTCTGTGTAGTCCTGTTACCTTTTTCTTTGCGTGAGGGACTGCTATTGACCTTGTATCTTTTTGGTTGTCATTTTTATATGGTTGATTTTCATTTTTCTGTGTAGTTCTCTGGCTTGCCTGAAATTATGCATTATATCTTATCAGCACCATGGTAGTTCTAGCTCCTTTTCATTTAAAGAAGTTAGTGCCCCTTGGATGATACCCTTGGCTGCTGTCCATGACCCAGCTTTCCAAATTATTAGATATGCAATCAGCAAGTAATGTAATGTTGGCATAGGTTATGTCTAGGTACTGGTGTTATCAAGTAATTAAGAAAACATACAAGACAGCCAGTATGGTCCATGCTGACTAATGGTAGCAGGTGGTGTTAATTGGAGTATATTAATGCTCAAATTATTGATTAATATTGTCGGTGTTCCTTGCAattattttcatatataaatccctGTAGAGTGTAGATGCTCTATTCTTCCTGTTTTGTTTTCTTGTTAAGTTCCTTCTCCTTTGTGCAGCTTCCACAGATTGTTGCATCATTTTTCGCAAGATTTTTTGCACCTCCTTCAGCAAGCTCATCTCGGCCGTCAAGAAGTCTTGTTGGAAATGTGCCTTCGCATACAGGCCGTACTGTTCAGGTTAGTTTCTGAAATGCTATTTTGGAAGCTTGATTTCTCCATGCATTGATCCCTCTAGATTCTGTTCACGTGAAGTACAGCTGTCAAGTTGAACTCAGAAATTGCCTGGTTAAATATTAGCAACGCTAAAGTACTGTCCTTTATAAATATAAAAATGCCTGCAAGGTTAATATTTTCTTCGTCATTCTGGATTCTGGCGTTGATTGTTCATTGTTTAGACAGTGTCTGTTCACATGAAGTGCAGATGGCCACGTAAGCATATTATAACGGGCAACTTTCACCGAGTTAGATATTATTTTTGTGGTACCATTCAATCATGTGTCGAAGATCTACAGTCACTGAAGTGAACATGGACCAATTAGATATTTAACCTTAACCCAAGTATAAATAGCAGACTTGCCTGTATGGTTGATATTGTTCACAAGACTATTGATAGTTCACATCTAACGGGTTACTAGGTTTCATTTGGTACATACAAACCATCATCTGTATTATTTTTCTACTGCACACGACAACTGTTGATTGAGGGGTTACAAGACTTTAAACTTATTATGAATAATATTGAATTTCTATGCACTTCACAAAAGGATATCAACAACCTGATGCTATTTACGCTGGTTAATCTTTTGATCATGTTCCTTTTGCAAACAGAACCAGCCGTCTACTGGGTTTGCTCCTGTTGTGGAGCCCCCAGAGTCCTCCATTGCTATGCTGGTATCGATGGGCTTTGACAGCAATGCTGCGAGACAGGCCCTCGTGCGAGCCAGAAATGATATCAATGTAGCCACAAACATCCTGCTTGAAGCGCAGTCTCATTGAGCTGACTCACCGCAACTTTGCTGATAAATATGGCGGGCTGAACTGGTTATATCTGGCCATGAATGGTTGTTCCCCGCGCATTCGACAACAGATCGGTGAACTCATGGTAGTGGTTTGGAGAAGTTGAACATGTTCCTTCCTAGTTGACAGCTTAGGAAGCCGGGAAACATTTGCTGCAGTTAGTGTGGTCACATGTCAATACTAAAGAGTTTTCTCAACTCAGAGGCAATGTACCATTTGAAATTCAGCTTGTAGGATAGGTGATACATAAACATTTCAATCATAGTGTAAAATTGTTTTGCAGCCTGAAAGCAGTTTCATTATGCACACATGAATCAGATCTAAGTTCCTCCTGCATTCGTATCATAATATTTACTCGAAGCTACTGATAAAGAAAAATCccttaagatgttttggatatttcaatatgaactacatacagactGAAATAAGTGAACAAACACACTTAAATGTGTCTATGTACATCCAattcagaaaaaagttagaacatcttatactcccttcattcctaaatatgtgACATTGAACTACTAAAACATCATATatttagtactcccttcattcctaaatatgtgACATTGAACTACTAAAACATCATATatttagtactcccttcattcctaaatatgtgACATTGAACTACTAAAACGtcatatatttagaaacggagcgaGTATTTttcaacagagggagtagtatatagcaTAACATTTGGGGCTCGGGCTGTCATAATAGTGAAGAAAGAAAATAATACTAATTGTGATCACCCCGGAAGGTTGGCGCAtggttatatatgaaacttgatcGTCGAGTATTAGAAAATGCATTCCTCCAAACCGTGTGTCCAAATCAAAATATGTTTTCATCGTGTGTTCTCAAGACATCTTCGAAACTGATACCGCACTGCCATGTTTTGACAAAAAAAATCTTTTGAAAAGCAAGTTCTTTTTTTTGAAAAACATCAGCAACTTTATTAATTAGAAATAATGGTTACGTAGTTTATAAGATGAGGTACAATTTGTTTCATAGGTTCCTCCACCCAATCCCTTGTCACGAAACATTTTGCTAGACTAGCAAGCTCATGAGCTACTTTATTTGCTTTCCAATGTTCAAAACTAGTAAGAGGAAAATCGCAAGCCATAAAATAGCAATCATCAAAAACTGCGGTCGTCGCTCCTGCAGAATGTTCTTCGTTCTTCATTGTGTCAATGACTTTCATGTTGAATGTTGTCAGAGTTAATAACGAGACGATTGCAACCCGCCTTTTGTGTCGGCAATAAGCCGAACCTAAGTGCCAATGCTTTAGCTGTCAGCACATCAACATACCATTCAATTTTCTGATTTCCGACAGCAATGAAATTTCCTTTGTCATCCCTAAGAACGGCACCCGATGTGCCCCTTAGCAGATCATGATTAAAAAACATCCACATTCAGCTTAACAAACCCCCTAGGGGGTCTGATCCATCCTTCATTCTTTCTCTTTGCATTAGGGGGCATTAACATAATTTGTCGTTCTGGCACAAATCCCCATCGAGGTTTAGTACGCCTCTTTAGACATTCCCTCATGAACTAGCTTCCGTCTATTTCACCATAGATACCACACGGTTATAATGATCATCTCCAGTGCATTCTGAAAACCCAATATAGATAGTTCTTGATCTGGCATGAGGAGTACTAATTCAAGGATTGTCTCTCCCGCCCGATCGACCACACAAGCTCTTTTAACTgtctcataccccccccccccacacacacacactcctaaAGCTAATTTCCAGATCTTACCCCAAATAGGATTGCCCTTACTTCTACCCATACCATTTGTGTATTCCAGTTTCCTACTGTGTTGTTTATTCTATTCCTCCAAATAAGTTGATCGTACAGTAAACAAACCATTTTTAGTATAGCTCCAAGCAATGAAATCCGACATATTATGCATAGGGAGAGGGATCGCTAGGACTCTTCGAGCATCAATTGGCCACAATGTTTGTCTCACCAAACCTTCATCCCAACCGTTCATGACTGGATCAATAAGGTCAGAAACTTTCGTCGGTAGATTCCCTCGTCTAGGAGTAATAATTCTCCTATTCGCACAATTCAGGATCCATGCATCTCTCCATATGTCAatatttttgaaggaaatatgccctagaggcaataataaagttgttatttatatttccttatatcatgataaatgttcattattcatgctagaattgtattaaccggaaacttgatacatgtgtgagtacatagacaaaacaaagtgtccctagtatgcctctacttgactagctcgttaatcaaagatggttaagtttcctgaccatagacatgtgttgtcatttgatgaacgagatcacatcattaggagaatgatgtgatggacaagacccatccgttagcttagcataatgatcatgaaGTTTTATTGATACTGAttgcttcatgacttatacatattcctttgactatgagattatgcaactcctgaataccggaggaacaccttgtgtgctatcaaacgtcacaacgtaactgggtgattataaagatgctctacaggtgtctccgaaggtgttttttgggttggcatagatcgagattaggatttgtcactccgagtatcagagaggtatctctgggccctctcggtaatgcacatcacgataagccttggaagcaatgtgctaatgagttagttgcgggatgatgcattacggaacgagtaaagagacttgccggtaacgagattgaactaggtatgaagataccaacgatcgaatctcgggcaagtaacataccaataataaagggaatgatgtatgttgtcattgcggtttgaccgataaagatcttcgtagaatatgtaggaaccaatctgagcatccaggttccgctgttggttattgaccggagatgtgtctcggt
The Triticum dicoccoides isolate Atlit2015 ecotype Zavitan chromosome 3A, WEW_v2.0, whole genome shotgun sequence genome window above contains:
- the LOC119267959 gene encoding rhomboid-like protein 20; amino-acid sequence: MQGGGVSGFHNAPVTRAIVLASGLLSVVFSVNRRARALGLSYQDIIKNFRVWRIFASVFAFQSTPELMFGLYLLYYFRVFERQMGSNKYSVFSLFSIAVSLPLEILSLVLLKDTNYITALASGPYGLIFASFIPFFLDIPITSRFRIFGVNFSDKSFIYLAGLQLLVSSWKRSLIPGICGLIAGSLYRLNVFGIRRRKLPQIVASFFARFFAPPSASSSRPSRSLVGNVPSHTGRTVQNQPSTGFAPVVEPPESSIAMLVSMGFDSNAARQALVRARNDINVATNILLEAQSH